A stretch of Vannielia litorea DNA encodes these proteins:
- a CDS encoding PaaI family thioesterase, translating to MSRKIAAGPEELATFDELLSMSGLEFMQGILAGEIAGPPISGVMEYWLDEVAEGRVVFRGAPKFAHANPMGGTHGGWYGTLLDSCMACAVMTKVPKGSWYTTLEYKVNITRPIPVGCEVLAVGEVQHVGRSTGVARGEILGVEDGRVYATGSTTCMIMTR from the coding sequence ATGAGTCGGAAGATCGCGGCGGGGCCGGAGGAGCTGGCGACATTCGACGAGTTGCTCTCGATGTCGGGGCTGGAGTTCATGCAGGGGATTCTCGCGGGCGAGATCGCGGGGCCGCCGATCTCGGGCGTGATGGAGTACTGGCTGGACGAGGTGGCGGAGGGGCGCGTGGTGTTTCGCGGCGCGCCGAAGTTTGCCCATGCCAACCCGATGGGCGGCACCCATGGCGGCTGGTACGGCACGCTGCTCGACAGCTGCATGGCCTGCGCGGTGATGACGAAGGTGCCAAAGGGCAGCTGGTACACGACGCTGGAATACAAGGTGAACATCACCCGCCCGATCCCGGTGGGCTGCGAGGTGCTGGCGGTGGGCGAGGTCCAGCACGTGGGCCGCTCGACGGGCGTGGCGCGGGGCGAGATCCTGGGGGTCGAGGACGGGCGGGTCTATGCGACCGGGTCGACGACCTGCATGATCATGACGCGGTAG
- a CDS encoding malonate--CoA ligase codes for MNPLYDALIAPCADREGGFLLRPDGSVLLGYSEFVGQVGRYAHALSDLGLEPGDRVAMQLEKSPEMLALIGGCIAAGLVFLPLNTGYPAAELAYFVENSGARLFLCDPGDREALAGLERFARIECLGPGGAGSFAARAAGCDSAFAPVARGPDDLAAFLYTSGTTGRSKGAMISHRNLLSNARVLVESWHFTDEDVLLHALPIFHTHGLFVATNVALLSGARMIWLPKFEVETVLEALPRATTMMGVPTFYTRLLDEPRFDAALAGHMRLFISGSAPMLEETHRQFEARTGQRILERYGMTETNMLTSNPYDGERVAGTVGPPLPGVELKVCDAEGKALPDGEVGMIEVRGENVFCGYWQMPEKTAAELREDGFFITGDLGVIDARGYVSIVGRGKDLIISGGYNIYPKEVEAVIDAVEGVLESAVVGAPHGDFGESPVAVIVEEAGAEVDLGAVQTALDEALARFKHPRHFDVVEGLPRNTMGKVQKAALRERYKRVFG; via the coding sequence ATGAACCCGCTCTACGACGCGCTGATCGCGCCCTGCGCGGACCGGGAGGGAGGCTTTTTGCTGCGGCCGGATGGCTCCGTGCTGCTGGGGTATTCCGAGTTCGTCGGGCAGGTCGGGCGCTACGCCCATGCGCTATCGGACCTCGGGCTGGAGCCCGGCGACCGGGTGGCGATGCAGCTGGAGAAGAGCCCGGAGATGCTGGCGCTGATCGGCGGCTGCATTGCCGCGGGGCTGGTATTTCTGCCGCTGAACACCGGGTATCCGGCGGCGGAGCTGGCCTATTTCGTGGAGAACTCGGGGGCGCGGCTGTTTTTGTGCGATCCGGGGGACCGGGAGGCGCTGGCGGGGCTGGAGAGGTTTGCGCGGATCGAGTGCCTCGGACCGGGGGGCGCGGGGAGTTTTGCGGCGCGGGCGGCGGGGTGCGACAGCGCCTTTGCGCCGGTGGCGCGGGGGCCGGACGACCTGGCGGCGTTTCTCTACACGTCCGGCACCACTGGGCGGTCGAAGGGGGCGATGATCTCGCACCGGAACCTGCTGAGCAATGCGCGGGTGCTGGTGGAGAGCTGGCATTTCACCGACGAGGACGTTCTGCTGCACGCGCTGCCGATCTTCCACACCCACGGGCTCTTCGTGGCGACGAACGTGGCGCTCTTGTCGGGCGCGCGGATGATCTGGCTGCCGAAGTTCGAGGTGGAGACGGTGCTGGAGGCACTGCCACGGGCCACGACGATGATGGGGGTGCCGACCTTCTACACCCGGCTGCTGGACGAGCCGCGCTTCGACGCCGCGCTGGCCGGGCACATGCGGCTCTTCATCTCCGGTTCGGCCCCGATGCTGGAGGAGACGCACCGGCAGTTCGAGGCGCGCACGGGGCAGCGGATCCTGGAGCGCTACGGGATGACCGAGACCAACATGCTGACCTCGAACCCTTATGACGGCGAGCGGGTGGCGGGGACGGTGGGCCCGCCCCTGCCCGGCGTGGAGCTGAAGGTGTGCGATGCGGAGGGCAAGGCCCTGCCCGATGGCGAGGTGGGGATGATCGAGGTGCGCGGGGAGAACGTGTTTTGCGGCTATTGGCAGATGCCGGAGAAGACGGCGGCCGAGTTGCGCGAGGACGGGTTCTTCATCACCGGCGATCTGGGCGTGATCGACGCGCGGGGTTATGTCAGCATCGTCGGGCGCGGGAAAGACCTCATTATTTCGGGGGGTTATAACATCTACCCCAAGGAGGTGGAGGCGGTGATCGACGCGGTGGAGGGCGTGCTGGAAAGCGCGGTGGTGGGGGCTCCGCACGGCGACTTTGGCGAGAGCCCGGTGGCGGTGATCGTGGAGGAGGCCGGGGCGGAGGTGGACCTTGGCGCGGTGCAGACGGCGCTGGACGAGGCGCTGGCGCGGTTCAAGCATCCGCGGCACTTCGATGTGGTGGAGGGGCTGCCGCGCAACACCATGGGCAAGGTGCAGAAGGCGGCGCTGCGGGAGCGTTACAAGCGGGTGTTCGGATGA
- the ureG gene encoding urease accessory protein UreG encodes MTRLNGPLRIGIGGPVGAGKTTLTGALAKALSPHHSVGVITNDIYTREDAEALVRAQILPADRIIGVETGGCPHTAIREDASINLAAVSEMVKRHPEVEVVLIESGGDNLSATFSPELADLTIYVIDVAAGEEIPRKGGPAITRSDILVINKTDLAPHVGASLEVMERDATRMRAGRPFFFCAMRHGQGLEAVIAEIRALSGLGEVAVE; translated from the coding sequence ATGACGCGGTTGAACGGGCCCTTGCGGATCGGGATTGGCGGGCCGGTGGGTGCGGGCAAGACCACGCTGACGGGGGCGCTGGCGAAGGCGCTCTCGCCGCATCATTCGGTGGGGGTCATCACCAATGACATCTACACCCGCGAGGACGCCGAGGCGTTGGTGCGGGCACAGATTCTGCCGGCCGACCGGATCATCGGGGTGGAGACGGGGGGCTGCCCGCATACGGCGATCCGCGAGGATGCCTCGATCAACCTCGCCGCCGTGTCGGAGATGGTGAAGCGCCATCCCGAGGTGGAGGTGGTGCTGATCGAGAGCGGGGGCGACAACCTGTCGGCCACCTTCTCGCCGGAGCTGGCGGACCTGACGATCTATGTGATCGACGTGGCGGCGGGCGAGGAGATTCCGCGCAAGGGGGGGCCGGCGATTACCCGCTCGGATATTCTGGTCATCAACAAGACCGACCTCGCGCCCCATGTCGGCGCCTCGCTGGAGGTGATGGAGCGGGACGCGACGCGGATGCGCGCGGGGCGGCCCTTCTTCTTTTGCGCGATGCGGCATGGGCAGGGGCTGGAGGCGGTCATCGCGGAGATCCGGGCGCTGAGCGGGCTGGGCGAGGTGGCGGTGGAATGA
- a CDS encoding DUF3995 domain-containing protein: MIALSCLLSFVLVVLAALHLMWALGRWFPLGDERALARAVLGARGVEAMPGAVACALVVVALIFAAAWVWLPVHPVTVLGLAVLTAVFLARGAAAYVAAWRRLVPEEPFATLDRRIYGPLCLGIGAGFLILTYGALT; the protein is encoded by the coding sequence ATGATCGCCCTGTCCTGCCTTCTGTCCTTCGTGCTGGTCGTGCTGGCCGCGCTGCACCTGATGTGGGCGCTGGGCCGGTGGTTTCCGCTCGGCGACGAGCGGGCGCTGGCGCGGGCGGTGCTGGGCGCGCGGGGCGTGGAGGCGATGCCCGGGGCGGTGGCCTGCGCGCTGGTGGTGGTGGCGCTGATCTTCGCGGCGGCCTGGGTGTGGTTGCCGGTGCATCCGGTGACGGTGCTCGGGCTGGCGGTTCTGACGGCGGTATTTCTCGCGCGGGGGGCGGCGGCCTATGTGGCGGCCTGGCGGCGGCTGGTGCCGGAAGAGCCCTTTGCCACGCTGGACCGGCGGATCTATGGCCCGCTCTGCCTCGGGATCGGGGCGGGCTTTCTCATTCTGACATATGGAGCTTTGACATGA
- a CDS encoding urease accessory protein UreF: protein MSTEPAGTEAVLRLAQWFSPGFPVGAFAWSHGLETALAEGRVDRGGVEAWLEGVLEDGAGRADAALLAAAHGAEGAALAGVDALARALAPSAERLAETVEQGTAFARTVSALWPDRAVEALAYPVAVGRAAALHGLALELTAVMYLQGFIGNLVAVATRAVPLGQTEAQAMLARLTARCEGVARQAIAGGIEGLGTASFAADVAAMRHETLYSRVFRS from the coding sequence ATGAGCACTGAGCCTGCCGGCACCGAGGCGGTGCTGCGGCTGGCGCAATGGTTCTCGCCGGGGTTTCCGGTGGGGGCCTTCGCCTGGTCGCACGGGCTGGAGACGGCCCTGGCGGAGGGCCGGGTGGACCGCGGCGGCGTGGAGGCCTGGCTCGAAGGCGTGCTGGAGGATGGCGCGGGGCGTGCGGATGCGGCCCTGCTGGCGGCGGCCCATGGGGCGGAGGGCGCGGCCCTTGCGGGGGTGGACGCCCTGGCCCGCGCGCTGGCCCCCTCGGCGGAGCGGCTGGCGGAGACGGTGGAACAGGGCACGGCCTTTGCCCGGACGGTCTCCGCGCTCTGGCCGGACCGGGCGGTGGAGGCGCTGGCCTATCCGGTGGCGGTGGGACGGGCGGCGGCACTCCACGGGCTGGCGCTGGAGCTGACCGCGGTGATGTACCTGCAGGGCTTCATCGGCAACCTCGTGGCGGTGGCCACCCGCGCGGTGCCGCTGGGCCAGACCGAGGCGCAGGCGATGCTGGCGCGGCTGACGGCCCGCTGCGAGGGCGTGGCACGGCAGGCGATTGCGGGCGGGATCGAGGGGCTGGGGACGGCGAGCTTTGCCGCCGATGTGGCCGCGATGCGGCATGAGACTCTGTATTCTCGCGTGTTCCGGAGCTGA
- a CDS encoding urease accessory protein UreE encodes MSDLQTAQEVRRGAAEGAGDRVRLSYEERFLRRRVLVTEGAGRVLVDLARTTSLEAGDALVLAGGGLVAVEAAEEPLLEVRGDGLVRLAWHIGNRHTPCQVEADRLLIRRDHVMADMLARLGAEVAEVVEPFTPEGGAYGEGRTHGHDHGAQHGPEGHGHGHGHGHGHGHDHGHGHSHEH; translated from the coding sequence ATGAGCGATTTGCAGACGGCACAGGAGGTGCGACGCGGGGCCGCCGAGGGCGCGGGCGACCGGGTGCGGCTGAGCTACGAGGAGAGGTTCCTGCGGCGCCGGGTGCTGGTGACCGAGGGCGCTGGCCGGGTGCTGGTGGATCTCGCCCGGACGACCTCGCTCGAGGCCGGCGACGCGCTGGTGCTGGCGGGTGGCGGGCTGGTGGCGGTGGAGGCGGCGGAGGAGCCGCTGCTGGAGGTGCGGGGAGACGGGCTGGTGCGGCTGGCCTGGCACATCGGCAACCGGCACACGCCCTGCCAGGTCGAGGCGGACCGGCTGCTGATCCGACGCGACCATGTGATGGCCGACATGCTGGCGCGGCTTGGGGCGGAGGTGGCGGAGGTGGTGGAGCCCTTCACGCCGGAGGGTGGCGCCTATGGCGAGGGGCGAACCCACGGGCACGACCACGGGGCGCAGCACGGGCCGGAGGGGCACGGGCACGGGCATGGACACGGGCATGGACACGGGCATGACCACGGGCATGGGCATTCGCATGAGCACTGA
- the ureC gene encoding urease subunit alpha, which translates to MATTISRSDYAAMFGPTTGDRVRLADTDLVIEVEKDFTTYGEEVKFGGGKVIRDGMGQSQVTRAEGAVDTVITNALVLDWTGIYKADIGLKDGRIAAIGKAGNPDTQPGVDIIVGPGTEAIAGEGKILTAGGFDSHIHFICPQQIEDALHSGLTTMLGGGTGPAHGTLATTCTPGPWHIGRMLQALDGVPMNIGLAGKGNASLPGALVEMVEGGACALKLHEDWGTTPGAIDCCLSVADEMDVQVMIHTDTLNESGFVENTVAAIKGRTIHAFHTEGAGGGHAPDIIKVCGEENVLPSSTNPTRPFTVNTLEEHLDMLMVCHHLDKSIPEDVAFAESRIRRETIAAEDILHDMGAFSIIASDSQAMGRVGEVVIRTWQTADKMKKQRGRLAEETGDNDNFRARRYVAKYTINPAIAHGMSHEIGSIEVGKRADLVLWSPAFFGVKPEMVLLGGMIAVAQMGDPNASIPTPQPVYTRPMFGSMGRAVERSAALFVSEAALAGGLRGQLGLAKDLLAVKGTRGIGKSSLKLNDATPKIEVHPETYEVRADGELLTCQPAERLPMAQRYFLF; encoded by the coding sequence ATGGCCACCACGATCTCCCGTTCCGACTATGCCGCCATGTTCGGCCCGACCACCGGCGACAGGGTGCGGCTGGCGGATACCGATCTGGTGATCGAGGTGGAGAAGGATTTTACAACCTATGGCGAGGAGGTGAAATTCGGCGGCGGCAAGGTGATCCGGGACGGGATGGGGCAGTCTCAGGTGACGCGGGCAGAGGGCGCGGTGGATACGGTGATCACCAACGCGCTCGTGCTGGACTGGACCGGGATCTACAAGGCCGACATCGGGCTGAAGGACGGGCGGATCGCCGCCATCGGCAAGGCGGGCAACCCCGATACGCAGCCGGGGGTGGATATCATCGTCGGCCCCGGCACGGAGGCGATTGCGGGCGAGGGCAAGATCCTGACGGCGGGGGGCTTTGACAGCCACATCCATTTCATCTGCCCGCAGCAGATCGAGGATGCGCTGCACTCGGGGCTCACCACCATGCTGGGCGGCGGCACAGGGCCGGCGCATGGCACGCTGGCCACCACCTGCACGCCAGGGCCCTGGCACATCGGGCGAATGTTGCAGGCGCTGGACGGGGTGCCGATGAATATCGGGTTGGCGGGCAAGGGCAATGCCTCGCTGCCCGGCGCGCTGGTGGAGATGGTGGAGGGCGGGGCTTGTGCGCTGAAACTGCACGAGGACTGGGGCACCACGCCCGGCGCGATTGATTGCTGCCTGAGCGTGGCCGACGAGATGGACGTGCAGGTGATGATCCACACCGACACGCTCAACGAGAGCGGCTTTGTCGAGAACACGGTGGCGGCGATCAAGGGGCGCACGATCCATGCCTTTCACACCGAGGGGGCGGGCGGGGGCCATGCGCCGGATATCATCAAGGTTTGCGGCGAGGAGAACGTGCTGCCGTCCTCCACCAACCCGACGCGGCCCTTCACGGTGAACACGCTGGAAGAGCATCTCGACATGCTCATGGTGTGCCACCACCTCGACAAGTCGATCCCCGAGGACGTGGCCTTTGCCGAAAGCCGCATCCGGCGCGAGACGATTGCGGCGGAGGACATCCTGCACGACATGGGGGCGTTCAGCATCATCGCCAGTGACAGCCAGGCGATGGGGCGTGTGGGCGAGGTGGTGATCCGCACCTGGCAGACCGCCGACAAGATGAAGAAGCAGCGCGGGCGGCTCGCCGAGGAGACCGGCGACAACGATAATTTCCGTGCCCGGCGCTACGTGGCGAAATACACGATCAACCCGGCGATTGCGCACGGGATGAGCCATGAGATCGGCAGCATCGAGGTGGGCAAGCGGGCCGACCTTGTGCTGTGGAGCCCGGCGTTCTTTGGCGTGAAGCCGGAGATGGTGCTGTTGGGCGGCATGATCGCGGTGGCGCAGATGGGCGACCCGAATGCCTCGATCCCCACGCCGCAGCCGGTTTACACGCGGCCGATGTTCGGCTCGATGGGCCGCGCGGTGGAGCGCTCGGCGGCGCTCTTCGTCAGCGAGGCGGCGCTGGCCGGGGGGCTGCGCGGGCAACTCGGGCTGGCGAAGGATCTGCTGGCGGTGAAGGGCACGCGGGGGATCGGCAAGTCGTCGCTGAAGCTGAACGACGCGACGCCGAAGATCGAGGTGCACCCCGAAACCTACGAGGTGCGGGCGGATGGCGAGCTGCTGACCTGCCAGCCGGCGGAGCGGTTGCCGATGGCGCAGCGGTATTTCCTGTTCTGA
- a CDS encoding PIN domain-containing protein: MIGLDTNVLLRWLSADEGQSGRSESQVRLVEEAIIGAREECFVNAVVVAETIWVVANVFKRPAETQIEIVERLLYSENVKVSDRQAVELALEEFANAPGGGFADQLIGAINSEAGCKTTLTFDKRAARSKHFTALA, encoded by the coding sequence ATGATCGGTCTTGATACCAACGTCTTGCTGCGCTGGCTCTCTGCCGACGAAGGTCAGTCGGGTCGGTCCGAGTCCCAAGTGCGCCTTGTCGAGGAGGCCATTATCGGCGCCCGCGAGGAGTGTTTCGTGAACGCCGTGGTCGTTGCCGAAACGATCTGGGTGGTTGCCAATGTGTTCAAGCGCCCGGCTGAGACCCAGATCGAGATAGTCGAGCGCTTGCTCTACTCGGAGAACGTGAAGGTGTCGGACCGGCAGGCCGTGGAACTGGCGCTGGAGGAGTTCGCCAACGCGCCGGGCGGCGGCTTTGCCGACCAGTTGATCGGCGCAATCAATTCCGAAGCGGGCTGCAAGACCACGCTCACCTTCGACAAACGGGCCGCCCGCTCGAAACATTTCACCGCTCTCGCCTGA
- a CDS encoding AbrB/MazE/SpoVT family DNA-binding domain-containing protein, producing MSLISKITSKGQTTLPSELRTALDLMPGDRIRYVKEADGSYRIVKLSGSFADLKGALNLGRPVELDEISEAVGQARTALGRGHDRS from the coding sequence ATGAGCCTGATCTCGAAGATCACATCCAAGGGGCAAACCACCCTGCCCTCCGAGCTTCGCACCGCCCTGGACCTCATGCCGGGCGACCGCATTCGCTATGTCAAAGAGGCGGATGGCAGCTATCGCATCGTGAAGCTCTCCGGCTCCTTCGCCGACCTGAAGGGGGCGCTGAACCTCGGAAGGCCCGTGGAACTGGATGAGATCTCAGAAGCCGTGGGCCAGGCCAGGACCGCGCTGGGACGTGGGCATGATCGGTCTTGA
- a CDS encoding carboxymuconolactone decarboxylase family protein — translation MATVPLLSDEELSPRAAAVFAAIRKARGTDFVNNFWRALAHDEAALEATWAQLSAVMAPGALDPLVKEMIYVAVSTANGCSYCVHSHTAAAKAKGMSEAMHAELIRVIGAAMMTNGMVTALQVPVDEVFDV, via the coding sequence ATGGCGACGGTGCCCCTTCTGAGCGACGAGGAGCTCTCGCCCCGGGCGGCGGCGGTCTTTGCCGCGATCCGAAAGGCCAGGGGCACCGACTTCGTCAACAACTTCTGGCGGGCGCTGGCGCATGACGAGGCGGCGCTGGAGGCGACTTGGGCGCAGCTCTCGGCGGTAATGGCGCCGGGCGCGCTCGACCCGCTGGTGAAGGAGATGATCTACGTCGCGGTGAGCACGGCGAACGGGTGCTCCTACTGCGTGCACAGCCACACGGCGGCAGCGAAGGCCAAGGGGATGAGCGAGGCGATGCACGCCGAGCTGATCCGGGTGATCGGTGCGGCGATGATGACCAACGGGATGGTCACGGCGCTGCAGGTGCCGGTCGATGAGGTGTTTGATGTTTGA
- a CDS encoding cyclase family protein — protein sequence MCNACLIENVRKSAMSRRGFFARSAAAGVAAVAAGAMAAKPALAQSTGKVVDLTWTLTPEFPTFDGMPGIEFAPDKDYAADGYKIWKVSFFEHSGTHIDAPAHFAEGTNTVDMLPPESLMCPLCVIDLKAKAAEDPNAMVEPEDIEAWVSANGEIPEGACVAMNSGWGAKMGDPSFRNDGAGNFAFPGFAKAATDMLLEMGVASIGVDTLSLDPGNSADFAVHYSWLPAGRYGIENLANLDAVPAAGATLFVGAPKHGGGTGGPARVMAVV from the coding sequence ATGTGCAATGCCTGCCTGATCGAGAATGTTCGTAAGAGTGCGATGAGCCGTCGCGGGTTTTTTGCCCGCAGTGCGGCGGCCGGGGTTGCGGCGGTGGCGGCCGGGGCGATGGCCGCCAAGCCCGCGCTGGCGCAGTCCACCGGCAAGGTGGTGGACCTGACCTGGACGCTGACACCGGAGTTTCCGACCTTTGACGGGATGCCGGGGATCGAGTTTGCGCCCGACAAGGACTATGCCGCCGATGGCTACAAGATCTGGAAGGTCTCGTTTTTCGAGCATTCCGGCACCCATATCGACGCGCCTGCGCATTTTGCCGAAGGGACGAACACGGTCGACATGCTGCCGCCCGAGAGCCTGATGTGCCCGCTCTGCGTGATCGACCTGAAGGCCAAGGCCGCCGAAGACCCGAACGCGATGGTGGAGCCGGAGGATATCGAGGCCTGGGTCTCGGCCAATGGCGAGATCCCGGAAGGGGCCTGCGTGGCGATGAACTCGGGCTGGGGCGCGAAGATGGGCGATCCGTCGTTCCGCAATGACGGCGCGGGGAACTTCGCCTTTCCGGGCTTCGCCAAGGCGGCGACGGACATGCTGCTGGAGATGGGCGTGGCGAGCATCGGGGTGGACACGCTCTCGCTCGATCCGGGCAACTCGGCGGATTTTGCGGTGCATTACTCCTGGTTGCCCGCCGGGCGCTACGGGATCGAGAACCTGGCCAACCTCGACGCGGTGCCGGCGGCCGGGGCCACGCTTTTCGTGGGCGCGCCCAAGCACGGCGGGGGCACCGGCGGGCCTGCCCGCGTGATGGCGGTGGTCTGA
- a CDS encoding urease subunit beta, translated as MIPGEVICAPGEIELNAGRAAVTLRVANTGDRPVQVGSHYHFAETNAALDFDRDAARGMRLDIAAGTAVRFEPGQAREVNLIPYGGARKVYGFNQKVMGALE; from the coding sequence ATGATCCCGGGCGAGGTGATCTGCGCGCCGGGCGAGATCGAGCTGAACGCGGGTCGCGCGGCGGTGACGCTGCGGGTGGCCAACACCGGCGACCGGCCGGTGCAGGTGGGCAGCCACTACCATTTTGCCGAGACCAACGCGGCGCTGGACTTCGACCGCGACGCGGCGCGGGGGATGCGGCTCGACATTGCCGCCGGCACGGCGGTGCGGTTCGAGCCCGGCCAGGCGCGGGAGGTGAACCTCATCCCCTACGGCGGGGCGCGAAAGGTCTATGGCTTCAACCAGAAGGTCATGGGGGCGCTGGAATGA
- a CDS encoding LPXTG cell wall anchor domain-containing protein yields MKYLAALLATAAPALAHTGAHLHPHGEAPSAWPLIAAAALVGLAGVLMVRRARR; encoded by the coding sequence ATGAAGTACCTGGCCGCCCTGCTGGCAACCGCCGCCCCCGCCCTCGCCCATACGGGCGCCCATCTGCACCCGCATGGCGAGGCCCCCTCGGCCTGGCCGCTGATCGCGGCGGCGGCCCTCGTCGGCCTGGCCGGGGTGCTCATGGTCCGGCGGGCGCGGCGATGA
- a CDS encoding urease subunit gamma, whose product MQLTPREKDKLLIAMAAEVARKRLARGVKLNHPEAIALITDAVVEGARDGRSVADMMEAGAQVITADQCMEGIAEMIHEVQVEATFPDGTKLVTVHNPIR is encoded by the coding sequence ATGCAACTCACCCCCCGCGAAAAGGACAAGCTCCTCATCGCCATGGCCGCCGAGGTGGCCCGCAAGCGGCTCGCGCGCGGCGTCAAGCTGAACCATCCCGAGGCGATCGCGTTGATCACCGACGCCGTGGTGGAAGGCGCGCGCGACGGGCGCTCGGTGGCCGACATGATGGAGGCCGGGGCGCAGGTGATTACCGCCGATCAATGCATGGAGGGGATCGCCGAGATGATCCACGAGGTGCAGGTGGAGGCGACCTTTCCGGACGGCACCAAGCTGGTGACCGTGCACAACCCCATTCGCTGA
- a CDS encoding urease accessory protein UreD, with translation MSTLRRAQPRAEGAARVSARTGGRIGALRMSGALKLLFPRSRGTVQAMVVNSAGGITGGDRFRLEAEAEAGAALSVTTQACERAYRAQPGEVGEIAVRLKAGAGAVLHWLPQETILFQACALRRRLRVELEDDARLLLCEPVVFGRTAMGEVLTEGLFSDRVEIFREDERLFTDATRLEGDIAAQLAGPATGAGSRAMALVVHVGGDAEHQRDALRAALPESALAGASLIAQDVMVARFLAPDGFALRQLLMPALDRLSGNTLPRSWRL, from the coding sequence ATGAGCACGCTGCGCAGGGCGCAGCCGAGAGCCGAGGGCGCGGCGCGGGTTTCGGCGCGCACGGGCGGGCGGATCGGGGCGCTGCGCATGTCGGGCGCGCTGAAGCTTCTGTTTCCGCGCAGCCGCGGCACGGTGCAGGCGATGGTGGTGAACTCGGCGGGCGGGATCACCGGGGGCGACCGCTTTCGGCTCGAGGCCGAGGCCGAGGCGGGCGCGGCGCTCAGCGTGACGACCCAGGCCTGCGAGCGGGCCTACCGGGCGCAGCCGGGCGAGGTGGGCGAGATTGCCGTGCGGTTGAAGGCGGGGGCGGGCGCGGTGCTGCACTGGCTGCCGCAGGAGACGATCCTGTTTCAGGCCTGCGCCCTGCGCCGCCGGTTGAGGGTGGAACTGGAGGACGATGCGCGGCTGCTCCTGTGCGAGCCGGTGGTCTTTGGCCGGACGGCGATGGGCGAGGTGCTCACCGAGGGCTTGTTCAGCGACCGGGTGGAGATTTTTCGAGAGGATGAGCGGCTTTTCACTGATGCCACCCGGCTCGAAGGCGATATCGCGGCGCAGCTCGCGGGCCCGGCGACCGGTGCGGGCAGCCGGGCGATGGCGCTGGTGGTGCATGTCGGCGGGGATGCCGAGCACCAGAGGGACGCGCTGCGCGCCGCCCTCCCCGAGAGCGCGCTGGCGGGCGCCTCGCTGATCGCCCAAGATGTGATGGTGGCCCGATTCCTTGCCCCCGACGGCTTTGCCCTGCGCCAACTGCTGATGCCCGCGCTGGACCGGCTCTCGGGCAATACCCTTCCACGATCCTGGAGGCTTTGA